The following proteins come from a genomic window of Macadamia integrifolia cultivar HAES 741 unplaced genomic scaffold, SCU_Mint_v3 scaffold262, whole genome shotgun sequence:
- the LOC122066886 gene encoding rhamnogalacturonan I rhamnosyltransferase 1-like, translated as MCRLEKSDKKSDFGVEKEKRRWQMGFKYLGESKLEKMKGSVIPRSRMKLWIIRATTTALLWTCIVQLTALGESWGPKVLKGWPSCFSPSDSPLAVKQSSAPAKIPLPPKRVYKNNGYLMVSCNGGLNQMRSAICDMVAVARYLNVTLIVPELDKTSFWNDPSEFQDIFDVDHFITSLRDEVRILKELPPRLKRRVELGMVHSMPPISWSNISYYMYQILPLIQKYKIVHLNKTDSRLANNGLPIEIQKLRCRVNFNALRFTSQIEELGRRVIQLLRQRGPFLVLHLRYEMDMLAFSGCSQGCNDEEVEELTRMRYAYPWWKEKVINSEMKRKDGLCPLTPEETALILRALDIDRSVQIYIAAGEIYGGERRLASLRAAFPNLVRKETLLEPADLRFFQNHSSQMAALDYLVSLQSDIFVPTYDGNMAKVVEGHRRFLEFKKTILLDRKILVNLIDQYNDGLLSWEKFSSLVEHAHADRMGSPSRRVVIPDRPKEEDNFYANPHECLQLVEPLSSL; from the exons ATGTGCAGGTTGGAGAAATCTGACAAGAAGTCTGATTTCGgtgtggagaaggagaagagacgCTGGCAAATGGGTTTTAAGTATTTGGGGGAAAGTAAGCTTGAGAAAATGAAGGGTTCAGTAATCCCTCGCTCGCGAATGAAACTGTGGATAATTCGGGCAACTACGACTGCTTTGCTCTGGACTTGCATTGTTCAGTTGACGGCATTGGGGGAGTCGTGGGGGCCGAAGGTTTTGAAGGGTTGGCCCTCTTGCTTTTCGCCTTCGGATTCTCCTTTGGCCGTAAAACAGTCTTCTGCTCCTGCTAAAATCCCCTTGCCACCCAAAA GGGTTTACAAAAACAATGGTTACCTGATGGTTTCATGCAATGGAGGACTTAATCAGATGCGGTCAGCG ATATGCGACATGGTAGCAGTTGCAAGATATTTGAATGTTACACTTATAGTCCCGGAGTTGGATAAAACCTCATTCTGGAATGATCCTAG TGAATTCCAGGACATATTTGATGTGGATCATTTCATTACATCCTTGAGAGATGAGGTTCGGATATTGAAAGAGCTTCCACCTAGGCTGAAGAGAAGGGTGGAGCTAGGAATGGTACACTCAATGCCACCCATCAGTTGGTCAAACATTTCGTACTATATGTATCAG ATTCTTCCTCTGATACAGAAGTACAAGATTGTACATTTAAACAAAACTGATTCTCGACTTGCTAATAATGGCCTACCCATTGAGATTCAGAAGCTTCGCTGCCGAGTAAATTTCAATGCTTTGCGATTTACTTCTCAGATAGAGGAGTTGGGTAGAAGAGTCATACAGCTTCTGAGGCAAAGGGGCCCTTTCTTAGTCCTTCATCTCAGATATGAAATGGATATGTTAGCCTTCTCTGGCTGTTCTCAGGGTTGCAACGATGAGGAGGTAGAAGAGTTGACAAGAATGAG GTATGCTTACCCATGGTGGAAAGAAAAAGTGATTAACTCtgaaatgaaaaggaaagatGGTTTGTGCCCTCTGACCCCCGAGGAAACTGCTCTTATACTGAGGGCATTGGATATTGATCGTAGTGTCCAGATTTATATTGCTGCTGGGGAAATATATGGTGGAGAAAGGAGGTTGGCGAGTCTCAGAGCAGCATTTCCAAATTTG GTCAGGAAGGAGACGCTGTTGGAACCTGCGGATCTTAGGTTTTTCCAGAACCACTCGTCTCAGATGGCAGCATTGGACTATCTCGTTTCATTGCAAAGTGACATCTTTGTTCCTACATATGATGGAAATATGGCAAAAGTTGTTGAAGGTCATCGCAG ATTCTTGGAGTTCAAGAAGACAATATTATTGGACAGGAAGATTCTAGTTAATTTGATAGACCAATACAATGATGGATTACTGAGCTGGGAGAAGTTCTCTTCTTTAGTTGAACATGCTCATGCAGATCGCATGGGGAGCCCAAGTAGAAGAGTTGTAATTCCAGATAGACCCAAAGAAGAGGATAATTTCTATGCGAATCCACATGAATGTTTGCAATTGGTTGAGCCATTGAGTAGCTTGTGA